From the Gasterosteus aculeatus chromosome 13, fGasAcu3.hap1.1, whole genome shotgun sequence genome, one window contains:
- the LOC120830704 gene encoding kinesin-like protein KIF27 isoform X1 produces the protein MSEVCVRVALRIRPLLPKEVLHNHQVCVRAVPGSAQVLLGSDRLFSFDHAFGPTADQDEVYACCVQPLVESLVEGYNATVFCYGQTGSGKTYTLGGGNLEEGGIIDCVAEDLFLLLGERRENGDDVEATVRVSYMELYMEELRDLLELHTIHKELLIRDDEKGNTVVVGAKETVVTSAEELRSVLETGNALRRTGTTGMNDHSSRSHAILTLQLIQCYHGNNSSSSQSVRSSKLCLVDLAGSERAGKTGNTGTRLKESVHINAGLLALGNVIRALSDPGRNRRGNGCNGAHVPYRDAKITRLLRDSLGGSAHTLMVACVSPSHQSVAETLSVLQFASKARHIRNCPRAASTQREVKTCPTTWDPGEARLSELEYELQTLRELLKEKEREMERERTDGRAEEGDSVKEPIQMRMSPQDNTVDQEEPTQYRLLAQEAAVLLADVPNPTSSPSFRQRLQDWQERLTAANRSFQAYEKDCSDRPHHDTISKLREELSQCKENLTIEEQLLEQRDAEMRQVQKQVEVLLQESKTHLQALEEEKERTRIQTEQLVDQRILINHLRSDLVTFRGATSGATVETGASGKRSQSVPLISNSCGHGPPRRIHSSPPAYSLERVMAAFKMRSHLLLAEIEEKEEVYCPFIKQQAEGKDGAQEQEEDEDEDENDIFVGRMGFRRSLNRTWSCRQKKSAEKENDSGLDETCNGNPSHLSQPQQATGTKENLAKQSHTRKARLRASVTQRRIQDLSVNMRMKEELIKELDKTDKETRAADRHGRHREHGSGASVLASLSVQSQQVRSEMYHSLRHMRRQREQLQSSLGQQRESSSSEEPDQNREQKSGVLTVSKRNHQKELKQQLHDCVWLEEEEERVLQKRAELQELEEELRRREEVLVRREGCLQQKSKLEIKMLRSSQALSQDLVRVSLRLESLGEQLHSSSSLRKSGGATMEELEKERDTLAKRRDTLDLRLKDNRVLTEEEEHCLLQLEEAIEALDAALEFKNRSIQDKQRKLLIKDSSLLQPQSSEPAQLCDVIRKLKSLSPPEASELLVKYFNKVVCLREEERRLRLRCEELELQTGEKEALLREMEVSMQRLALDADRRLTQQHHHHQNNIQLLLQKLKDGVSEESQQPIKDRLQHLEKELFFYKSSSRQLKKKLKELIGDSLHPVALPSHTLEHGHLRGVQSNQSAKEPRTYSDEAHGRTQVGTTHTKMQAEHNPHLKKHAHQTSSSSDLQARKTTKMLQYDQAHTQSLGRRGHSGDILEMTPGRLSRRELRQISSADLHVCSSATRGRQSVVETSTDSMLEDSIEVPRNTDR, from the exons ATGAGCGAGGTGTGTGTCCGGGTGGCGCTGCGCATCCGTCCCCTCCTTCCCAAAGAGGTCCTACACAACCACCAGGTGTGCGTGCGGGCCGTGCCGGGCTCCGCACAGGTGCTGCTCGGCTCCGACCGGCTCTTCTCCTTCGACCACGCGTTCGGACCGACGGCCGACCAGGACGAGGTGTACGCGTGCTGCGTGCAGCCGCTGGTGGAGTCCCTGGTGGAGGGCTACAACGCCACCGTCTTCTGCTATGGACAGACGGGCTCGGGGAAGACGTACACACTCGGAGGGGGAAACCTGG aagagggaggaataATCGACTGTGTGGCCGAGGATCTGTTCTTGCTgctgggggagaggagggagaacggCGATGACGTGGAAGCCACCGTGCGGGTGTCTTACATGGAGCTGTACATGGAGGAACTAAGAGATCTGCTGGAGCTACACACCATTCACAAAGAGCTTCTCATCAGAGATGATGAGAAGGGAAACACAG tggtgGTGGGAGCCAAAGAGACGGTTGTCACCTCAGCAGAGGAGCTCCGGAGTGTTCTGGAGACCGGCAATGCCCTGCGTCGCACTGGCACCACAGGGATGAACGATCACTCCAGTCGCTCTCACGCCATCCTCACCCTTCAGCTCATCCAGTGTTACCACGGcaacaactcctcctcctcacaatCCGTCCGCTCTTCCAAACTCTGTTTAGTCGACCTCGCGGGCTCGGAGCGTGCCGGTAAAACCGGTAACACTGGAACGCGTCTCAAGGAGTCTGTTCACATCAATGCGGGGCTGCTCGCGCTGGGCAACGTCATCCGCGCCCTCTCTGACCCTGGCCGGAACCGCCGGGGCAACGGCTGCAACGGTGCGCACGTGCCGTATCGCGATGCCAAGATCACCCGTCTGCTCCGTGATTCGCTGGGAGGCAGCGCCCACACGCTGATGGTGGCATGCGTGAGCCCCTCTCACCAAAGCGTGGCCGAGACGCTGAGTGTCCTGCAGTTTGCATCCAAGGCCCGTCACATCCGTAACTGCCCTAGAGCCGCATCTACTCAGAGAGAGGTCAAAACGTGTCCGACAACCTGGGACCCTGGTGAGGCTCGACTGAGCGAGCTCGAGTATGAACTACAGACACTGAGAGAGCTgctgaaagagaaggagagagagatggaaagggAGAGGACAGATGGAAGAGCTGAAGAGGGGGACAGCGTCAAAGAGCCCATTCAGATGAGGATGTCTCCTCAAGACAATACGGTGGACCAAGAGGAACCGACGCAGTACCGCCTCCTGGCACAGGAAGCTGCTGTCCTGCTTGCAGATGTCCCCAACCCCACTTCTAGTCCTTCCTTCAGGCAGCGGCTGCAGGATTGGCAGGAGAGGCTGACGGCTGCCAATCGCTCATTTCAAGCATATGAGAAGGACTGTTCTGATCGACCCCACCACGACACCATATCGAAGCTCAGAGAAGAACTCAGCCAATGCAAG GAGAATCTCACCATAGAGGAACAGCTATTGGAgcagagagatgcagagatgagGCAGGTTCAAAAACAAGTAGAGGTACTTCTTCAAGAGAGCAAAACCCACCTTCAGGCcttggaggaggaaaaggaacgCACTCGTATACAG ACTGAACAACTTGTGGACCAGCGGATCCTGATAAACCATCTTCGCAGCGACCTGGTGACCTTTAGGGGTGCAACCTCAGGGGCAACCGTGGAAACAGGGGCCTCTGGGAAGAGATCCCAGAGTGTCCCTCTCATCAGCAACAGTTGTGGGCACGGACCTCCCAGGAGG attCACTCCAGTCCACCGGCTTATTCACTGGAGAGGGTGATGGCAGCCTTTAAGATGCGCAGTCATCTCCTGCTGGCTGAGattgaggagaaggaggaggtgtaCTGTCCATTCATAAAACAACAAGCAGAGGGCAAAGATGGTGCTCAAgagcaggaagaggacgaggatgaggacgagAATGATATCTTTGTGGGAAGAATGGGATTTAG GCGTTCCTTAAACCGAACATGGAGCTGCCGGCAGAAGAAATCagctgagaaagaaaatgactctGGACTAGACGAAACATGCAACGGAAATCCATCCCATCTATCGCAGCCTCAGCAAGCTACAG GGACCAAGGAAAACCTCGCGAAGCAAAGCCACACGAGGAAGGCGAGACTTAGAGCCAGCGTTACTCAAAGAAGGATCCAAGATCTGTCCGTTAACATGCGCATGAAGGAGGAACTCATCAAAGAGCTTGACAAAACTG acaaggagaccAGAGCAGCGGACCGACACGGGAGACACCGTGAGCATGGCAGCGGAGCCAGCGTGTTGGCGAGCCTTTCCGTGCAAAGCCAGCAGGTCCGATCGGAGATGTACCACAGCCTGCGGCACATGAGACGGCAGAGGGAACAACTTCAAAGCAGCCTCGGTCAGCAAAGAGAGTCCAGCTCCAGCGAAGAACCAGACCAAAACAGG GAGCAAAAGTCAGGCGTTTTGACTGTAAGCAAACGCAATCACCAGAAAGAGTTAAAGCAACAG CTGCATGATTGCGtttggctggaggaggaggaggagcgggtgcTTCAGAAGAGagcagagctgcaggagctggaggaggagctgaggaggagagaggaggttcTTGTCCGCCGAGAGGGCTGTCTGCAGCAGAAGAGCAAACTGGAGATCAAGATGCTCCGCTCCAGTCAG GCTCTTAGTCAGGACCTGGTGCGTGTGTCCTTGCGGTTGGAGTCTCTGGGGGAGcagctgcacagcagcagcagtttgaggAAGTCTGGAGGAGCCACCATGGAGGAactggagaaagagagggacacGCTTGCAAAGAGGAGGGACACTCTGGACCTCCGCCTTAAGGACAACAGAGTGCTCACCGAGGAG GAGGAGCATTGCCTGCTTCAACTGGAGGAAGCCATTGAAGCTCTGGACGCTGCTCTGGAGTTTAAAAACCGCTCTATCCAGGACAAACAAAGGAAGTTGTTAATCAAAGACTCATCTTTGCTGCAGCCACAAAGCAGCGAACCTGCCCaactctgtgatgtcatcaggaaGCTGAAGAGTCTCTCCCCACCTGAGGCTTCGGAGCTGCTGGTCAAATATTTCAACAAG GTTGTTTGTCTCCGTGAGGAGGAGCGCCGTTTGCGTTTGCGCTGTGAAGAGCTGGAGCTTCAGACGGGAGAGAAAGAGGCGCTGCTGAGGGAGATGGAGGTCTCCATGCAGCGCCTGGCCCTAGATGCAGACCGCAGGCTCACCCAGCAGCATCACCATCACCAGAACAACATCCAGCTACTGCTGCAGAAACTTAAAG ATGGTGTTTCAGAAGAGTCACAGCAGCCCATCAAAGACAGACTGCAGCATCTGGAGAAAGAGCTGTTTTTCTATAAAAGCTCCAGTAGGCAGCTTAAAAAGAAACTCAAAGAGCTCATCGGTGACTCTCTTCACCCGGTCGCtctgccctcacacacactggagcACGGACACTTACGCGGTGTGCAATCAAACCAGAGTGCAAAAGAACCCCGCACGTACAGCGATGAGGCACACGGAAGGACACAGGTTGGAACAACGCACACAAAGATGCAAGCTGAGCACAATCCTCATTTGAAGAAACACGCACATCAAACATCCTCGTCTTCCGACCTCCAAGCACGCAAAACAACAAAGATGCTTCAATACGaccaggcacacacacagtccctggGGAGAAGGGGTCACTCCGGGGACATTTTAGAGATGACACCAGGCCGTTTGTCTCGCAGAGAGCTGAGACAGATCTCCTCAGCTGACCTGCATGTCTGTAGTTCTGCCACAAGGGGGCGACAGTCTGTCGTGGAGACCAGCACTGATTCAATGCTAGAGGACTCCATAGAAGTGCCCAGAAACACTGACAGATGA
- the LOC120830704 gene encoding kinesin-like protein KIF27 isoform X2: MSEVCVRVALRIRPLLPKEVLHNHQVCVRAVPGSAQVLLGSDRLFSFDHAFGPTADQDEVYACCVQPLVESLVEGYNATVFCYGQTGSGKTYTLGGGNLEGGIIDCVAEDLFLLLGERRENGDDVEATVRVSYMELYMEELRDLLELHTIHKELLIRDDEKGNTVVVGAKETVVTSAEELRSVLETGNALRRTGTTGMNDHSSRSHAILTLQLIQCYHGNNSSSSQSVRSSKLCLVDLAGSERAGKTGNTGTRLKESVHINAGLLALGNVIRALSDPGRNRRGNGCNGAHVPYRDAKITRLLRDSLGGSAHTLMVACVSPSHQSVAETLSVLQFASKARHIRNCPRAASTQREVKTCPTTWDPGEARLSELEYELQTLRELLKEKEREMERERTDGRAEEGDSVKEPIQMRMSPQDNTVDQEEPTQYRLLAQEAAVLLADVPNPTSSPSFRQRLQDWQERLTAANRSFQAYEKDCSDRPHHDTISKLREELSQCKENLTIEEQLLEQRDAEMRQVQKQVEVLLQESKTHLQALEEEKERTRIQTEQLVDQRILINHLRSDLVTFRGATSGATVETGASGKRSQSVPLISNSCGHGPPRRIHSSPPAYSLERVMAAFKMRSHLLLAEIEEKEEVYCPFIKQQAEGKDGAQEQEEDEDEDENDIFVGRMGFRRSLNRTWSCRQKKSAEKENDSGLDETCNGNPSHLSQPQQATGTKENLAKQSHTRKARLRASVTQRRIQDLSVNMRMKEELIKELDKTDKETRAADRHGRHREHGSGASVLASLSVQSQQVRSEMYHSLRHMRRQREQLQSSLGQQRESSSSEEPDQNREQKSGVLTVSKRNHQKELKQQLHDCVWLEEEEERVLQKRAELQELEEELRRREEVLVRREGCLQQKSKLEIKMLRSSQALSQDLVRVSLRLESLGEQLHSSSSLRKSGGATMEELEKERDTLAKRRDTLDLRLKDNRVLTEEEEHCLLQLEEAIEALDAALEFKNRSIQDKQRKLLIKDSSLLQPQSSEPAQLCDVIRKLKSLSPPEASELLVKYFNKVVCLREEERRLRLRCEELELQTGEKEALLREMEVSMQRLALDADRRLTQQHHHHQNNIQLLLQKLKDGVSEESQQPIKDRLQHLEKELFFYKSSSRQLKKKLKELIGDSLHPVALPSHTLEHGHLRGVQSNQSAKEPRTYSDEAHGRTQVGTTHTKMQAEHNPHLKKHAHQTSSSSDLQARKTTKMLQYDQAHTQSLGRRGHSGDILEMTPGRLSRRELRQISSADLHVCSSATRGRQSVVETSTDSMLEDSIEVPRNTDR; the protein is encoded by the exons ATGAGCGAGGTGTGTGTCCGGGTGGCGCTGCGCATCCGTCCCCTCCTTCCCAAAGAGGTCCTACACAACCACCAGGTGTGCGTGCGGGCCGTGCCGGGCTCCGCACAGGTGCTGCTCGGCTCCGACCGGCTCTTCTCCTTCGACCACGCGTTCGGACCGACGGCCGACCAGGACGAGGTGTACGCGTGCTGCGTGCAGCCGCTGGTGGAGTCCCTGGTGGAGGGCTACAACGCCACCGTCTTCTGCTATGGACAGACGGGCTCGGGGAAGACGTACACACTCGGAGGGGGAAACCTGG agggaggaataATCGACTGTGTGGCCGAGGATCTGTTCTTGCTgctgggggagaggagggagaacggCGATGACGTGGAAGCCACCGTGCGGGTGTCTTACATGGAGCTGTACATGGAGGAACTAAGAGATCTGCTGGAGCTACACACCATTCACAAAGAGCTTCTCATCAGAGATGATGAGAAGGGAAACACAG tggtgGTGGGAGCCAAAGAGACGGTTGTCACCTCAGCAGAGGAGCTCCGGAGTGTTCTGGAGACCGGCAATGCCCTGCGTCGCACTGGCACCACAGGGATGAACGATCACTCCAGTCGCTCTCACGCCATCCTCACCCTTCAGCTCATCCAGTGTTACCACGGcaacaactcctcctcctcacaatCCGTCCGCTCTTCCAAACTCTGTTTAGTCGACCTCGCGGGCTCGGAGCGTGCCGGTAAAACCGGTAACACTGGAACGCGTCTCAAGGAGTCTGTTCACATCAATGCGGGGCTGCTCGCGCTGGGCAACGTCATCCGCGCCCTCTCTGACCCTGGCCGGAACCGCCGGGGCAACGGCTGCAACGGTGCGCACGTGCCGTATCGCGATGCCAAGATCACCCGTCTGCTCCGTGATTCGCTGGGAGGCAGCGCCCACACGCTGATGGTGGCATGCGTGAGCCCCTCTCACCAAAGCGTGGCCGAGACGCTGAGTGTCCTGCAGTTTGCATCCAAGGCCCGTCACATCCGTAACTGCCCTAGAGCCGCATCTACTCAGAGAGAGGTCAAAACGTGTCCGACAACCTGGGACCCTGGTGAGGCTCGACTGAGCGAGCTCGAGTATGAACTACAGACACTGAGAGAGCTgctgaaagagaaggagagagagatggaaagggAGAGGACAGATGGAAGAGCTGAAGAGGGGGACAGCGTCAAAGAGCCCATTCAGATGAGGATGTCTCCTCAAGACAATACGGTGGACCAAGAGGAACCGACGCAGTACCGCCTCCTGGCACAGGAAGCTGCTGTCCTGCTTGCAGATGTCCCCAACCCCACTTCTAGTCCTTCCTTCAGGCAGCGGCTGCAGGATTGGCAGGAGAGGCTGACGGCTGCCAATCGCTCATTTCAAGCATATGAGAAGGACTGTTCTGATCGACCCCACCACGACACCATATCGAAGCTCAGAGAAGAACTCAGCCAATGCAAG GAGAATCTCACCATAGAGGAACAGCTATTGGAgcagagagatgcagagatgagGCAGGTTCAAAAACAAGTAGAGGTACTTCTTCAAGAGAGCAAAACCCACCTTCAGGCcttggaggaggaaaaggaacgCACTCGTATACAG ACTGAACAACTTGTGGACCAGCGGATCCTGATAAACCATCTTCGCAGCGACCTGGTGACCTTTAGGGGTGCAACCTCAGGGGCAACCGTGGAAACAGGGGCCTCTGGGAAGAGATCCCAGAGTGTCCCTCTCATCAGCAACAGTTGTGGGCACGGACCTCCCAGGAGG attCACTCCAGTCCACCGGCTTATTCACTGGAGAGGGTGATGGCAGCCTTTAAGATGCGCAGTCATCTCCTGCTGGCTGAGattgaggagaaggaggaggtgtaCTGTCCATTCATAAAACAACAAGCAGAGGGCAAAGATGGTGCTCAAgagcaggaagaggacgaggatgaggacgagAATGATATCTTTGTGGGAAGAATGGGATTTAG GCGTTCCTTAAACCGAACATGGAGCTGCCGGCAGAAGAAATCagctgagaaagaaaatgactctGGACTAGACGAAACATGCAACGGAAATCCATCCCATCTATCGCAGCCTCAGCAAGCTACAG GGACCAAGGAAAACCTCGCGAAGCAAAGCCACACGAGGAAGGCGAGACTTAGAGCCAGCGTTACTCAAAGAAGGATCCAAGATCTGTCCGTTAACATGCGCATGAAGGAGGAACTCATCAAAGAGCTTGACAAAACTG acaaggagaccAGAGCAGCGGACCGACACGGGAGACACCGTGAGCATGGCAGCGGAGCCAGCGTGTTGGCGAGCCTTTCCGTGCAAAGCCAGCAGGTCCGATCGGAGATGTACCACAGCCTGCGGCACATGAGACGGCAGAGGGAACAACTTCAAAGCAGCCTCGGTCAGCAAAGAGAGTCCAGCTCCAGCGAAGAACCAGACCAAAACAGG GAGCAAAAGTCAGGCGTTTTGACTGTAAGCAAACGCAATCACCAGAAAGAGTTAAAGCAACAG CTGCATGATTGCGtttggctggaggaggaggaggagcgggtgcTTCAGAAGAGagcagagctgcaggagctggaggaggagctgaggaggagagaggaggttcTTGTCCGCCGAGAGGGCTGTCTGCAGCAGAAGAGCAAACTGGAGATCAAGATGCTCCGCTCCAGTCAG GCTCTTAGTCAGGACCTGGTGCGTGTGTCCTTGCGGTTGGAGTCTCTGGGGGAGcagctgcacagcagcagcagtttgaggAAGTCTGGAGGAGCCACCATGGAGGAactggagaaagagagggacacGCTTGCAAAGAGGAGGGACACTCTGGACCTCCGCCTTAAGGACAACAGAGTGCTCACCGAGGAG GAGGAGCATTGCCTGCTTCAACTGGAGGAAGCCATTGAAGCTCTGGACGCTGCTCTGGAGTTTAAAAACCGCTCTATCCAGGACAAACAAAGGAAGTTGTTAATCAAAGACTCATCTTTGCTGCAGCCACAAAGCAGCGAACCTGCCCaactctgtgatgtcatcaggaaGCTGAAGAGTCTCTCCCCACCTGAGGCTTCGGAGCTGCTGGTCAAATATTTCAACAAG GTTGTTTGTCTCCGTGAGGAGGAGCGCCGTTTGCGTTTGCGCTGTGAAGAGCTGGAGCTTCAGACGGGAGAGAAAGAGGCGCTGCTGAGGGAGATGGAGGTCTCCATGCAGCGCCTGGCCCTAGATGCAGACCGCAGGCTCACCCAGCAGCATCACCATCACCAGAACAACATCCAGCTACTGCTGCAGAAACTTAAAG ATGGTGTTTCAGAAGAGTCACAGCAGCCCATCAAAGACAGACTGCAGCATCTGGAGAAAGAGCTGTTTTTCTATAAAAGCTCCAGTAGGCAGCTTAAAAAGAAACTCAAAGAGCTCATCGGTGACTCTCTTCACCCGGTCGCtctgccctcacacacactggagcACGGACACTTACGCGGTGTGCAATCAAACCAGAGTGCAAAAGAACCCCGCACGTACAGCGATGAGGCACACGGAAGGACACAGGTTGGAACAACGCACACAAAGATGCAAGCTGAGCACAATCCTCATTTGAAGAAACACGCACATCAAACATCCTCGTCTTCCGACCTCCAAGCACGCAAAACAACAAAGATGCTTCAATACGaccaggcacacacacagtccctggGGAGAAGGGGTCACTCCGGGGACATTTTAGAGATGACACCAGGCCGTTTGTCTCGCAGAGAGCTGAGACAGATCTCCTCAGCTGACCTGCATGTCTGTAGTTCTGCCACAAGGGGGCGACAGTCTGTCGTGGAGACCAGCACTGATTCAATGCTAGAGGACTCCATAGAAGTGCCCAGAAACACTGACAGATGA
- the qng1 gene encoding queuosine 5'-phosphate N-glycosylase/hydrolase: MEQILFPRESGQFVAERSRDVFIEEEGVQKVAEMLYHLRHSEDLTASGWKKANPLAPSPTSDQALNWVFVVDTMNFSFWPEKESQQCEVTYKGTTYTGYLTLCAAITRAMEEGVPITDPKYFSQMSVEELGHVLRSDNQTPMPMLQERHQVLTEGGRVLQEHGGSFRSFISQAGNDAREMVELIVKKIPSYRDEATHEGRRISFYKRAQILVADFWGVMEARGEGDIIDMDWLTMFADYRVPQVLVYLGALRYSQALMQTLNSGEVLSSGDRREIEIRGCSIWSVELIKDRLRKLVHQRDGQTCSINSAVIDFYLWPYAKKHHKEMAHIPIHHTRCIYY, translated from the exons ATGGAGCAGATTCTGTTTCCTCGGGAGTCTGGGCAGTTCGTAGCCGAGCGCAGTCGGGATGTGTTCATCGAAGAGGAAGGAGTGCAGAAGGTGGCGGAGATGCTGTACCACCTCCGGCACAGTGAGGATCTGACCGCCAGTGGCTGGAAGAAGGCGAATCCGTTAGCTCCGTCTCCCACCTCTGACCAGG CGTTGAACTGGGTGTTTGTTGTAGACACCATGAACTTCTCTTTTTGGCCCGAGAAAGAAAGTCAACAGTGTGAGGTGACTTATAAAGGGACCACGTACACGGGCTACTTGACCCTGTGTGCTGCCATCACCAGGGCCATGGAGGAAG GTGTACCCATCACGGATCCAAAGTACTTCTCCCAGATGAGTGTGGAGGAGTTGGGACATGTCCTCCGATCAGACAACCAGACACCCATGCCCATGCTTCAGGAGCGCCACCAG GTGCTCACCGAAGGCGGTCGCGTGCTGCAGGAACATGGCGGAAGCTTCCGGAGTTTTATCAGCCAAGCTGGGAATGACGCCCGTGAGATGGTGGAACTCATTGTGAAGAAGATCCCTTCCTACAGGGACGAGGCCACTCATGAG GGGAGGAGAATCTCGTTCTACAAGCGAGCGCAGATCCTGGTGGCCGATTTCTGGGGCGTGATGGAGGCCAGAGGAGAGGGGGACATCATTGACATGGACTGGCTCACCATGTTCGCAGACTACAGGGTCCCTCAGGTTCTCGTCTACCTCGGAGCACTACGATACTCTCAGGCGCTGATGCAGACACTGAACAGCG GGGAGGTGCTGAGTtcaggagacaggagagagatCGAGATCCGAGGCTGTTCGATTTGGTCCGTGGAGCTGATAAAAGATCGTCTTCGCAAGCTGGTGCACCAGAGGGACGGACAGACCTGCAGCATCAACTCCGCAGTCATCGACTTCTACCTGTGGCCTTATGCCAAGAAGCACCACAAAGAGATGGCCCACATTCCAATACACCACACACGTTGTATTTACTATTGA